The genomic interval TTCGGGCATAAGAGCTACGCGGATCGCCTGTACAGCAATCTCGGCGAGTTCTATCTCGGCAAGCTTCGCTACCAGGACGCGGCCGCCGTCTACGCCTCCTTCATCGAGCAGAACCCGTTCCACGCGCGCTCGCCGCACTTCAGCATGCGCATCGTGGAGATCTACGAACAAGGCGGGTTTCCGCAGCTCGTCGTCGAGGCGAAAAAGGAATTTGCGTCGCGCTATGCCCTGGGCGCCGAATACTGGAGCTATTTCAGCAAGGACGAGTCGCCCGACGTCCTCGCGCTGCTGAAGACCAACCTCACGGATCTCGCCAATTACTACCATGCGCGCTACCAGGACGCGGAGCTGGAGGACGAGAAGCCCGCGAGCTTCGACGAGGCGGCGCACTGGTACCGCGAGTTCCTCGCGTCCTTCCCGGCCGAGCCCGAGTCGCCGTCGATCGACTACCAGCTCGCCGATCTCCTGCTCGAGAACGGCAACTTTGGCGAAGCGGCGGCGGAGTACGAGCGCACTGCCTACGACTACGGGCCACACGCGCGCGCCGCGGCGGCGGGCTACGCGGCCGTCTACGCGCACCGCGAGAACCTGAAGATCGCGACCGGCGCCGCGCAGCTCGACGCGAAGCGGGCGACGGTGGCGAGCTCGCTCGAGTTCGCCGAGACCTTCCCGGAGCACGAGGAGGCGCCGGTCGTGCTGGGCGCGGCGGCGGACGACCTGTACGCGATGCAGGAGTTCGAGCCGGCGATCGCGGCGGCGCGCAAGCTGATCGAGCGCTATCCGCATGCGGACCCCGCGCTGGTGCGCTCCGCCTGGGTGGTGGTGGCGAACTCTTCCATCGACACCGCCGCGTACCCGGAGGCGGAACACGCGTACACGCAGGTCCTCGCGCTGACGGACGCCGACGACGAATCCCGCCCGGCGCTCGTCGACAGCCTGGCGGCCGCGATCTACAAACAGGGCGAGCAGGCCAACGTGCTCGGCGACTTCCGCACGGCGGCGGCGCATTTCCTGCGCATCCGCGACGTCGCGCCGACCTCGACGATCCGCAGCAACGCCGAGTACGACGCCGCGGCCGCGCTCATCAAGCTCGAGGACTGGCCGGCGGCCGCCGGCGTTCTGGAGGCATTCCGGGCGGCCTTCCCGGAGCACGAGCTGAGCGACGAGGCGACCCGCCAGCTCGCATTCGTCTACCGCGAGGACGGCCAGCTCGCGCGCTCCGCCGCCGAGCACGAGCGTATCGCGGCGGAGACGGACGATTACGAGCTCGGGCGGCAGGCCATCCTCGCCGCGGGCCGGCTGTACGCCGACGCGGACGACGTCGACAACGCCTTGCGGCTCTACCTGCAATACGCGGACGAGTTCCCGCGGCCGCTGGACGTCGCGCTGGAGATGCGCACGAGCGCGGCGGAGATCTTCGCGTCGCGGCACGAGACCGCGCGTTACCACGAGGAGCTCGAGCACATCGTCGCGCTCGACGCCGCCGCCGGGGAGGAGAGAACCGACCGCACCCGGTACCTGGCCGCGCATGCCGCCCTCGTGCTCGCCGAGCAGCGGTTCGCATCCTTCGCGGACCTCGAGCTCGTGCAGCCCTTCGAGAAAAGCCTCGCCGAAAAGCAGCGGCGGATGGACGCCGCCATGGCTGCGTTCGAGGCGCTCGTCAAGTACGAGGTGGCGGACGTGACGGCGGCGGCGACGTACTACATCGCTGAGACGTACTACGCATTCAGCGACGCGCTGGTCGACTCCGAGCGCCCGGCCAACCTGAGCGCCGCCGAGCGCGAGGATTACGAGCTCGCCATCGAGGAGCAGGCGTACCCGTTCGAGGAGCGGGCGATCCAGGTGCACGAGGCGAATCACGAGCTCCTGTTGCGCGGGGTTTTCAATCCGTGGGTGCAGAAGAGCCTCGACAAGCTCGCCGCGCTCGTGCCGGGCCGCTACGCGAAGAACGAGATCAGCAGCGGCTTTCTGGGCTCGATCGACAGCTACGCCTACCGCATGCCGGCCGCGCCGCCGATCGGGCCCGAGGGGCCGACCATGGATCCGGCGATCGCCCCGGCAGGGGATGCGCGGCCGCCCGAGGCGCCCGGCGTGTCGCAGAGCGGCGAGATTGCGGTGCCGGGCGCCGTCGCACAGGCCAGCGCCGCCGCCGACACGACGTCGCAGGCGGAGTGAGGGAGGAACCGGTATGCATGCCCGCAGCCTTTGCGTCACCCTC from Gammaproteobacteria bacterium carries:
- a CDS encoding tetratricopeptide repeat protein, with protein sequence YFVRKQYLDAEESYAAIVDLGSASSYYELALYKLGWSLYKQELYEEALQYYLAMLDYRLSVGYDFDQVGQEEDERIADTFRVISLSFSNLGGPEVIDEYFARFGHKSYADRLYSNLGEFYLGKLRYQDAAAVYASFIEQNPFHARSPHFSMRIVEIYEQGGFPQLVVEAKKEFASRYALGAEYWSYFSKDESPDVLALLKTNLTDLANYYHARYQDAELEDEKPASFDEAAHWYREFLASFPAEPESPSIDYQLADLLLENGNFGEAAAEYERTAYDYGPHARAAAAGYAAVYAHRENLKIATGAAQLDAKRATVASSLEFAETFPEHEEAPVVLGAAADDLYAMQEFEPAIAAARKLIERYPHADPALVRSAWVVVANSSIDTAAYPEAEHAYTQVLALTDADDESRPALVDSLAAAIYKQGEQANVLGDFRTAAAHFLRIRDVAPTSTIRSNAEYDAAAALIKLEDWPAAAGVLEAFRAAFPEHELSDEATRQLAFVYREDGQLARSAAEHERIAAETDDYELGRQAILAAGRLYADADDVDNALRLYLQYADEFPRPLDVALEMRTSAAEIFASRHETARYHEELEHIVALDAAAGEERTDRTRYLAAHAALVLAEQRFASFADLELVQPFEKSLAEKQRRMDAAMAAFEALVKYEVADVTAAATYYIAETYYAFSDALVDSERPANLSAAEREDYELAIEEQAYPFEERAIQVHEANHELLLRGVFNPWVQKSLDKLAALVPGRYAKNEISSGFLGSIDSYAYRMPAAPPIGPEGPTMDPAIAPAGDARPPEAPGVSQSGEIAVPGAVAQASAAADTTSQAE